Proteins co-encoded in one Dryobates pubescens isolate bDryPub1 chromosome 4, bDryPub1.pri, whole genome shotgun sequence genomic window:
- the TRIL gene encoding TLR4 interactor with leucine rich repeats — translation MQPTACPRMGAPRRVRLMVLPRVLWGSVPLFLLLLPPAEPICPEPCDCQQHQHLLCTNRGLRSVPKTAEPQDILTYSLGGNFIANITAFDFHRLAGLQRLDLQYNRIRSLHPKAFERLGRLEELYLGNNLLPALAPGTLSTLAKLRILYVNANEIVRLSAASFAGLSSLVKLRLDGNELGSLGDSTFSDLPNLLYLHLESNRIRWLSRGAFTGLAKLRFLDLSGNKQSSLRHPDIFGPLRSLHTLLLSSNSLQQLTGGLFQHLPSLAKLSLSGNKLAHLAPDAFMGLSSLKELRLERNLLSHLPAALLEPLSSLEVLDLSRNVLTTLHPTTFSRLSGLRELSLRENALATLPGELFASSPTLYRLELEGNAWSCDCRLRGLKHWLGSWHSQGRLLTVFVQCRLPPTLAGKYLDYLQDAQLPPPEDGGACHDSAFPSSASPPPAAEVQRRPPTAADALGSNSSGGGAGLPRGPPPAASTARLLGAPEGAAAAPRAAAEASSPTPSVAVPPSAAWPRRAGKARSAPAAGVLPLVSDPCDFNKLFLCNLSVEAVGSSSVTVRWAVRPHRIPRLLGPARFRLLFDRFGAAVKFQRFVYLPERGELVATLRELRPDTPYLVCIEGVLGGRVCPVAPRDHCAGLVTLPDSSSAAAAGGPRGPDQQLLTLVLLAVNALLLFAALAAWGSRLLRKKVLGRRRRKAAPVHVRQLYSTRRPLRSMGTGVSNDFSGFQSHRPPRGAACALSEADLIEFPCERFIDSGGGSSRHGDDHLLQRFTD, via the coding sequence ATGCAGCCCACGGCTTGTCCCAGGATGGGGGCGCCGCGCCGGGTCCGACTGATGGTGCTGCCGCGGGTGCTCTGGGGCTCtgtccccctcttcctcctgcttctgccccCGGCCGAGCCCATCTGCCCTGAGCCATGCGACTGCCAACAGCACCAGCACCTCCTCTGCACCAACCGAGGCCTGCGCTCGGTACCCAAGACTGCTGAGCCCCAGGATATCCTCACCTACAGCCTCGGGGGCAACTTCATCGCCAACATCACTGCCTTCGACTTCCACCGCCTGGCAGGACTCCAGCGCCTAGACCTGCAGTACAACAGGATCCGCTCACTGCATCCAAAGGCCTTTGAGCGCCTGGGTCGGTTGGAGGAGCTCTACCTGGGCAACAACCTCCTGCCAGCACTGGCCCccggcaccctcagcaccctggcCAAGCTGCGCATCCTCTACGTGAATGCCAACGAGATTGTCCGCCTCAGTGCTGCTTCCTTTGCCGGCCTCAGCAGCCTTGTCAAGCTGCGCCTGGATGGCAATGAGCTGGGCTCACTGGGTGACTCTACTTTCTCAGATCTGCCAAACTTACTCTACCTGCACCTGGAATCCAACCGCATCCGCTGGCTGAGCCGTGGCGCCTTCACTGGCCTGGCTAAGCTGCGCTTCCTCGACCTCTCAGGGAACAAGCAGAGCTCCCTTCGCCATCCAGACATCTTTGGGCCACTGCGCTCCCTCCACACTCTCTTGCTGTCAAgcaacagcctgcagcagctgacagGGGGGCTCTTCCAGCACCTGCCCAGCTTGGCAAAGCTCTCACTCAGTGGCAACAAACTGGCTCACCTTGCCCCGGATGCCTTCATGGGGCTGAGTTCACTGAAGGAGCTACGCCTGGAGAGAAACCTGCTGAgccacctgcctgctgccctgctggaaccACTGAGCAGCCTCGAAGTGCTAGATCTGAGCCGCAATGTGCTGACTACCTTGCACCCCACCACCTTCAGCCGCCTCAGCGGCTTGAGAGAGCTCAGCCTGCGGGAGAACGCGCTGGCGACCCTCCCCGGTGAGCTCTTTGCCTCCAGCCCGACTCTCTACCGcctggagctggaagggaacGCATGGAGCTGCGACTGCCGCCTCCGCGGCCTCAAGCACTGGCTgggctcctggcactcccagggCCGCCTGCTCACTGTCTTCGTGCAGTGCCGCCTGCCGCCCACACTGGCGGGCAAATACCTCGACTACCTGCAGGACGCCCAGCTACCGCCGCCGGAAGATGGCGGTGCCTGCCACGACAGTGCCTTCCCATCCTCCGCGTCCCCGCCGCCGGCGGCTGAGGTGCAGCGCCGGCCACCGACGGCCGCCGACGCGCTCGGCAGCaacagcagcggcggcggcgcagGGCTGCCCCGCGGGCCGCCACCGGCTGCCTCTACCGCCCGCCTGCTGGGGGCGCCCGagggcgcggcggcggcgccgaGGGCCGCGGCGGAGGCGTCCAGTCCCACGCCGTCGGTGGCCGTGCCGCCCAGCGCGGCGTGGCCTCGGCGGGCAGGCAAGGCCCGCTCGGCGCCGGCCGCCGGGGTCCTGCCGCTGGTGTCTGACCCGTGCGACTTCAACAAATTATTCCTCTGCAACCTGTCGGTGGAGGCGGTGGGCTCCAGCTCGGTGACAGTACGGTGGGCCGTGCGGCCGCACCGCATCCCCCGCCTGCTAGGGCCGGCACGGTTCCGACTCCTCTTCGACCGCTTTGGCGCCGCTGTCAAGTTCCAGCGCTTCGTTTACTTGCCGGAGCGCGGAGAGCTGGTCGCCACCCTGCGGGAGCTTCGCCCGGACACCCCCTACCTCGTATGCATCGAGGGCGTCCTCGGCGGCCGCGTGTGCCCGGTGGCGCCGCGGGATCACTGTGCCGGGCTGGTCACCCTGCCCGACAGCAgctcggcggcggcggcaggcggGCCCCGGGGGCCCgatcagcagctcctcaccctggtgctgctggcagtgaacGCCCTGCTGCTTTTTGCGGCGCTGGCCGCCTGGGGCTCCCGCCTGCTGCGGAAGAAGGTGctagggcggcggcggcggaagGCGGCCCCTGTCCACGTTCGGCAGCTCTACTCCACTCGCCGGCCGCTCCGCTCTATGGGCACCGGCGTCTCTAATGACTTCTCAGGCTTCCAGTCCCACCGCCCCCCCCGCGGTGCCGCCTGCGCCCTCAGCGAGGCCGACCTCATCGAGTTTCCCTGTGAGCGCTTCATAgacagcggcggcggcagcagccgcCACGGCGATGACCATCTCCTGCAGCGGTTCACCGACTGA